A part of Scophthalmus maximus strain ysfricsl-2021 chromosome 20, ASM2237912v1, whole genome shotgun sequence genomic DNA contains:
- the camsap1a gene encoding calmodulin-regulated spectrin-associated protein 1a isoform X3, with protein sequence MMDVEVSAGRGSTWRRAAAADDEEDDGGGGGGGGGTEAQVVLPELYDSARAKIDANLRWLFAKAYGIDNIPADLRDPFYTDQYEQEHIKPAILHLLLSAELYCHVCGLILHAEQAASLQSHQSVIQALSRKGIYVLEADNTPVSELDLSSAPVKMSSHIHLIDSLMMAYTLEMVSVEKIVSSVKRFSNFSASKEPFDLEDAMVFWINKVNIKMRAITEKELKMKQHLLESSSQQKVRYRRDHLSGRTLQHFPLLEDLLKDVCDGTALLAVIHFYCPELIRLEDICLKEVPSIADSMYNIELLREFSNEHLNKCFYLKPEDMLYSPPVLKTNVMVFIAELFWWFESVKPDFVHPRDLQEIRDVRLLLQPKGSRSHVPISNVTKRSFLTASNSADVLTVPPSPDLSTKQISPSHSLLPLRQRQHKVSEEMTSELRNRSNSMMRPDGSVAAWPDRRPRPLSQPVPYALHFPMEDDPDSISLARSISKDSLASNIMSMTPKHMLGSGAHLSHHRLSGQSLLSHMRIEDEEDEIEEEELVAVIHPYAFARRQLGSDMELDELEIEGAASSTSKVADARRPPRLNAGGFIPDRQADSYYLEPLMPAIPKPAKEKSISLNKQEESGEGRCRPAAQAAARKAASIFPSTSQKKSPLAESSRSTFTPIPVVESVHSPIRPPTEGSIGVSLCGKKQSQGFFLHSSADSDHHSPFSSTLEVGYDSDSDIADLEEDEEDDDQMELSREVMKRGKGKCAEEGEVCEFGEGESAKLREDSKVSERDDKEGGSGRSSPCLSTISWASSCSATGSASVKMTSFAERKLLKLGLRDGFSSTSSSQKTTPDGSELNPCPPWQLKTDCTASLLGKEPGSVLGNNLMGSLPVVPSEVLQLHMQLEEQRRAIEYQKKKMETLSAQQRLKLGKAAFLNIVKKGGGKSETLPLPLKRSQESSELTAADRNKLKTQSWKDDSCLDALKVQAKLGLPERGQTDRDNKLNTLTQDNGAEPASKEYSRSIDLLNDAISSIQQQMMHLSLQQDLLMKQNVASPPEHVESSPNTTPDTTQAAPSTSDSRSFAVHFVDISGGNSSPVCRPPRLSSSQRSKASERKQNHENSKMAAIKLDSQPSECAPSPCESTGVNQETGATVERLVRNIQRKSTFKVHGGTEEGTVRLQYEPQSQDSTVISSPSISLSQAAEHGQDKADNSGKEALDRDESARVKGQLIEVDLSELKDPPEDGSPDVTDCAAESEPKNVLGFFFKDDEKAEDEMAKRRAAFLLKQQRKAEETRLRKLQQEAESELKRDEAKRKAEEDRVRKEEEKARRELIKQEYLRRKQQELLEEQGLVKPRPRTKSRRNRPKSLHREEFNCLSKGSMTRNSLKVSVLNKAQGSTAGCRGADLSCSHRGSTLSLATEADSVISGGAESQRRLSFRAGSVCSMESFPMLSRASSRNMERDWENGSIASSITSTEYNGPKLFKEPSSKSNKPIIINAIAHCCLAGKVNEAQKNVLLEELEKCESNHLIILLRDGGCQFRAIYSYSQDTEEIAKFTGTGPRTIGRKMIDKVYKYSSDRKQFTVIPTKSVSVSVDALTIHNHLWQVKRPGSARRK encoded by the exons AT GATGGATGTGGAGGTGAGCGCTGGCAGGGGCAGCACCTGGAGgagagcggcagcagcagatgatgaggaggatgatggaggaggaggaggaggaggaggaggcacggAGGCTCAGGTCGTACTGCCGGAGCTCTACGACTCTGCCAGGGCCAAAATAGACGCAAATCTTCGCTGGTTGTTTGCCAAAGCCTATGGCATAG ACAACATCCCTGCAGACCTGCGAGACCCCTTCTACACTGACCAGTATGAGCAGGAACACATCAAGCCCGCcatcctccacctgctgctgtccGCAGAGCTCTACTGCCACGTGTGCGGCCTCATCCTGCACGCCGAGCAGGCTGCCTCGCTCCAGAGCCACCAGTCCGTCATCCAGGCCCTGTCCAGGAAAGGCATCTACGTCCTGGAGGCTGACAACACGCCTGTTTCTGAACTAGACCTCAGCTCCGCCCCCGTGAAGATG AGCTCCCACATCCACCTCATTGATTCCCTGATGATGGCCTATACGCTGGAGATGGTCAGCGTGGAGAAGATTGTGTCCAGTGTCAAGCGATTCTCTAACTTCAGTGCCTCCAAGGAGCCGTTTGACCTGGAAGACGCCATGGTCTTTTGGATCAACAAG GTGAACATAAAGATGAGGGCGATCACGGAAAAGGAGCTGAAAATGAAGCAACATCTGCTGGAGTCGTCCAGTCAGCAGAAG GTGCGATACCGTAGAGATCACCTGTCAGGTCGGACCCTGCAGCACTTCCCGCTGTTGGAAGACTTGCTGAAGGATGTGTGTGACGGCACGGCTCTGCTGGCTGTCATCCACTTCTATTGCCCAGAACTCATTCGACTGGAAG ATATCTGTCTGAAGGAGGTTCCTTCCATCGCAGACAGCATGTACAACATTGAGCTGCTGAGGGAGTTTTCTAACGAGCACCTGAACAAATGCTTCTACCTGAAGCCTGAGGACATGCTGTATTCTCCTCCTGTCCTGAAG ACTAACGTGATGGTCTTCATTGCTGAGCTTTTCTGGTGGTTTGAGAGTGTGAAGCCAGACTTTGTGCATCCCAGGGACCTTCAGGAAATCAGAGATG tgagaTTGCTGCTACAGCCTAAAGGTTCTCGATCACACGTGCCGATCTCCAACGTCACAAAACGTAGCTTCCTGACAGCATCGAACTCTGCCGATGTCTTGACCGTGCCCCCAAGTCCTGACCTCAG CACTAAACAAATCTCCCCCTCTCACTCTTTACTGCCcctgagacagagacaacatAAGGTATCCGAGGAGATGACCtcag AGCTGAGAAATAGGTCCAACTCTATGATGCGTCCCGATGGTTCAGTAGCGGCCTGGCCAGACAGGAGGCCGAG GCCTTTATCCCAGCCAGTGCCCTATGCCCTGCATTTTCCCATGGAGGACGATCCAGACAGTATCAGCCTCGCTCGTTCCATCAGCAAAGACAGCTTGGCCTCGAACATCATGAGCATGACCCCCAAACACATGCTGGGGTCAGGCGCTCATCTGTCTCACCACAGACTCAGTGGTCAGAGCCTTCTTAGTCACATGCGCAtagaagatgaagaggacgaAATCGAAGAGGAGGAACTTGTCGCCGTGATTCACCCTTATGCATTCGCTCGACGTCAACTCGGGAGTGACATGGAACTAGATGAGCTGGAAATCGAAGGtgcagcctcctccacctcgaAGGTTGCTGATGCTCGTCGCCCTCCTCGCCTTAACGCTGGTGGTTTCATTCCGGACCGTCAGGCGGACAGCTACTATCTGGAGCCTTTGATGCCTGCCATCCCCAAGCCAGCCAAAGAGAAGAGCATCAGCCTGAACAAGCAGGAAGAAAGTGGCGAAGGTCGCTGCAGACCGGCAGCACAAGCAGCTGCAAGGAAAGCAGCCAGCATTTTCCCAAGCACCTCACAGAAAAAATCCCCCTTGGCTGAGTCAAGTAGAAGTACCTTCACCCCCATTCCTGTTGTAGAATCAGTGCATAGCCCTATCAGGCCGCCCACTGAGGGGTCGATAGGCGTCTCTCTGTGTGGGAAGAAACAGTCCCAAGGCTTTTTCCTTCATTCGTCAGCAGATTCAGACCACCACAGTCCCTTCTCCTCCACGCTGGAGGTAGGGTACGACTCTGACTCAGACATCGCAGACctcgaggaagacgaggaggacgacgatCAGATGGAGCTAAGCAGAGAAGtgatgaagagaggaaagggaaagtgCGCAGAGGAGGGCGAGGTGTGTGAGTTTGGAGAGGGCGAGTCGGCCAAGCTGAGAGAGGACTCCAAGGTGAGCGAGCGGGACGATAAGGAAGGCGGCAGTGGCCGCTCGAGCCCCTGCCTCAGTACCATATCCTGGGCAAGCAGCTGCAGCGCTACTGGCAGCGCCAGTGTCAAGATGACCAGCTTTGCAGAGAGAAAGCTCCTTAAACTTGGCCTCCGGGATGGATTTTCGAGTACCAGCAGCTCCCAGAAGACCACGCCAGATGGCTCTGAGCTAAACCCCTGCCCTCCCTGGCAACTGAAGACTGACTGCACCGCCAGTTTGCTCGGGAAGGAGCCTGGTTCTGTGTTGGGCAATAATCTGATGGGAAGTCTCCCGGTTGTGCCTTCGGAGGTGCTGCAACTTCACATGCAGCTCGAAGAGCAGAGACGTGCAATAGagtatcaaaagaaaaagatggagaccCTGTCGGCTCAGCAGAGACTAAAGCTGGGGAAAGCTGCGTTCTTGAACATTGTGAAGAAGGGCGGAGGAAAGAGCGAGACTCTACCTCTTCCCCTGAAACGCTCCCAGGAATCCTCAGAACTAACAGCTGCTGATAGGAATAAGTTGAAGACACAGTCGTGGAAGGATGACTCCTGTCTCGATGCGCTGAAGGTTCAAGCAAAGCTAGGTCTACCAGAGAggggacagacggacagagacaacAAACTGAACACCCTAACTCAAGATAACGGGGCTGAACCCGCCTCCAAGGAGTATTCCCGTTCCATAGATCTACTCAACGATGCCATTAGTTCCattcagcagcagatgatgcACCTCTCGCTACAGCAGGACCTGCTGATGAAGCAGAATGTGGCCTCGCCTCCAGAACACGTAGAGTCCAGCCCTAACACAACCCCCGACACGACACAAGCGGCACCCTCTACCTCAGACTCCAGATCTTTTGCGGTCCACTTTGTAGATATCAGTGGCGGCAATTCTTCTCCTGTCTGCCGTCCTCCCAGGCTCAGCTCCAGCCAACGCAGCAAAGCCtcggagagaaaacagaatcaCGAGAACAGCAAGATGGCCGCCATCAAGCTTGATAGTCAGCCCTCAGAGTGTGCACCCTCTCCTTGTGAAAGTACCGGAGTAAACCAGGAGACAGGAGCTACTGTGGAGAGGCTAGTGAGAAACATTCAGAGAAAGAGCACATTCAAAGTCCACGGTGGCACAGAAGAAGGAACTGTGCGCCTCCAATACGAACCCCAGTCCCAGGACTCAACAGTCATTTCCAGTCCATCCATAAGTCTCTCGCAGGCTGCAGAACATGGACAGGACAAAGCTGACAACTCAGGAAAAGAGGCTTTGGACAGAGACGAGAGCgccagggtcaaaggtcaactgaTTGAGGTCGACCTGTCGGAGCTTAAGGACCCACCGGAGGATGGCAGTCCAGATGTCACAGATTGCGCAGCAGAGAGCGAGCCGAAGAACGTGTTGGGCTTCTTCTTTAAG GATGACGAGAAGGCAGAGGATGAAATGGCGAAACGTCGCGCCGCCTTCCTCCTCAAACAGCAGCGCAAAGCTGAAGAGACGAGACTACGCAAACTGCAACAAGAAGCTGAGAGCGAGCTCAAACGCGATGAGGCCAA GCGTAAGGCAGAAGAGGATCGCGTTCGtaaggaggaagagaaggcacGACGAGAGCTGATCAAACAGGAATACCTGCGGAGGAAGCAGCAAGAGCTGCTGGAAGAGCAGGGACTGGTCAAGCCCCGCCCACGGACGAAATCTCGCAGGAACAGGCCGAAATCGCTTCACCGCGAAGAGTTTAACTGCCTCTCCAAAGGATCCATGACAC GTAATTCTCTGAAGGTGTCCGTGTTGAACAAAGCCCAGGGCTCCACAGCAGGCTGCAGGGGAG CCGATCTGAGCTGCAGTCATCGAGGATCGACGCTCTCTTTGGCGACGGAGGCCGACAGCGTCATCTCTGGAGGGGCAGAGTCTCAGAG ACGTTTGTCTTTCAGGGCCGGATCTGTGTGCTCCATGGAGTCGTTCCCGATGCTGAGCAGGGCGTCCAGCAGGAACATGGAGAGGGATTGGGAGAACGGCTCCATAGCCTCGTCCATCACTTCAACGGAGTACAACG GTCCAAAGCTGTTCAAGGAGCCGAGCTCCAAGTCCAACAAGCCGATCATCATCAATGCCATTGCTCACTGCTGCCTGGCTGGAAAGGTTAATGAGGCCCAGAAGAATGTTCTACTGGAG GAGCTGGAAAAGTGCGAGTCCAACCACCTGATCATCCTCTTGCGCGACGGCGGGTGCCAGTTTCGCGCCATTTACTCGTACTCCCAGGACACGGAGGAGATCGCCAAGTTCACGGGCACTGGACCACGCACGATCGGCCGCAAGATGATCGACAAGGTGTACAAATACAGCTCGGACCGCAAGCAGTTCACCGTCATCCCCACCAAGAGTGTGTCTGTCAGCGTGGACGCTCTGACCATCCACAACCACCTCTGGCAGGTCAAGAGACCAGGGAGTGCACGGAGGAAGTGA
- the camsap1a gene encoding calmodulin-regulated spectrin-associated protein 1a isoform X1: MMDVEVSAGRGSTWRRAAAADDEEDDGGGGGGGGGTEAQVVLPELYDSARAKIDANLRWLFAKAYGIDNIPADLRDPFYTDQYEQEHIKPAILHLLLSAELYCHVCGLILHAEQAASLQSHQSVIQALSRKGIYVLEADNTPVSELDLSSAPVKMSSHIHLIDSLMMAYTLEMVSVEKIVSSVKRFSNFSASKEPFDLEDAMVFWINKVNIKMRAITEKELKMKQHLLESSSQQKSPSKWYWKLVPVRYRRDHLSGRTLQHFPLLEDLLKDVCDGTALLAVIHFYCPELIRLEDICLKEVPSIADSMYNIELLREFSNEHLNKCFYLKPEDMLYSPPVLKTNVMVFIAELFWWFESVKPDFVHPRDLQEIRDVRLLLQPKGSRSHVPISNVTKRSFLTASNSADVLTVPPSPDLSTKQISPSHSLLPLRQRQHKVSEEMTSELRNRSNSMMRPDGSVAAWPDRRPRPLSQPVPYALHFPMEDDPDSISLARSISKDSLASNIMSMTPKHMLGSGAHLSHHRLSGQSLLSHMRIEDEEDEIEEEELVAVIHPYAFARRQLGSDMELDELEIEGAASSTSKVADARRPPRLNAGGFIPDRQADSYYLEPLMPAIPKPAKEKSISLNKQEESGEGRCRPAAQAAARKAASIFPSTSQKKSPLAESSRSTFTPIPVVESVHSPIRPPTEGSIGVSLCGKKQSQGFFLHSSADSDHHSPFSSTLEVGYDSDSDIADLEEDEEDDDQMELSREVMKRGKGKCAEEGEVCEFGEGESAKLREDSKVSERDDKEGGSGRSSPCLSTISWASSCSATGSASVKMTSFAERKLLKLGLRDGFSSTSSSQKTTPDGSELNPCPPWQLKTDCTASLLGKEPGSVLGNNLMGSLPVVPSEVLQLHMQLEEQRRAIEYQKKKMETLSAQQRLKLGKAAFLNIVKKGGGKSETLPLPLKRSQESSELTAADRNKLKTQSWKDDSCLDALKVQAKLGLPERGQTDRDNKLNTLTQDNGAEPASKEYSRSIDLLNDAISSIQQQMMHLSLQQDLLMKQNVASPPEHVESSPNTTPDTTQAAPSTSDSRSFAVHFVDISGGNSSPVCRPPRLSSSQRSKASERKQNHENSKMAAIKLDSQPSECAPSPCESTGVNQETGATVERLVRNIQRKSTFKVHGGTEEGTVRLQYEPQSQDSTVISSPSISLSQAAEHGQDKADNSGKEALDRDESARVKGQLIEVDLSELKDPPEDGSPDVTDCAAESEPKNVLGFFFKDDEKAEDEMAKRRAAFLLKQQRKAEETRLRKLQQEAESELKRDEAKRKAEEDRVRKEEEKARRELIKQEYLRRKQQELLEEQGLVKPRPRTKSRRNRPKSLHREEFNCLSKGSMTRNSLKVSVLNKAQGSTAGCRGADLSCSHRGSTLSLATEADSVISGGAESQRRLSFRAGSVCSMESFPMLSRASSRNMERDWENGSIASSITSTEYNGPKLFKEPSSKSNKPIIINAIAHCCLAGKVNEAQKNVLLEELEKCESNHLIILLRDGGCQFRAIYSYSQDTEEIAKFTGTGPRTIGRKMIDKVYKYSSDRKQFTVIPTKSVSVSVDALTIHNHLWQVKRPGSARRK, encoded by the exons AT GATGGATGTGGAGGTGAGCGCTGGCAGGGGCAGCACCTGGAGgagagcggcagcagcagatgatgaggaggatgatggaggaggaggaggaggaggaggaggcacggAGGCTCAGGTCGTACTGCCGGAGCTCTACGACTCTGCCAGGGCCAAAATAGACGCAAATCTTCGCTGGTTGTTTGCCAAAGCCTATGGCATAG ACAACATCCCTGCAGACCTGCGAGACCCCTTCTACACTGACCAGTATGAGCAGGAACACATCAAGCCCGCcatcctccacctgctgctgtccGCAGAGCTCTACTGCCACGTGTGCGGCCTCATCCTGCACGCCGAGCAGGCTGCCTCGCTCCAGAGCCACCAGTCCGTCATCCAGGCCCTGTCCAGGAAAGGCATCTACGTCCTGGAGGCTGACAACACGCCTGTTTCTGAACTAGACCTCAGCTCCGCCCCCGTGAAGATG AGCTCCCACATCCACCTCATTGATTCCCTGATGATGGCCTATACGCTGGAGATGGTCAGCGTGGAGAAGATTGTGTCCAGTGTCAAGCGATTCTCTAACTTCAGTGCCTCCAAGGAGCCGTTTGACCTGGAAGACGCCATGGTCTTTTGGATCAACAAG GTGAACATAAAGATGAGGGCGATCACGGAAAAGGAGCTGAAAATGAAGCAACATCTGCTGGAGTCGTCCAGTCAGCAGAAG TCTCCCTCCAAATGGTATTGGAAGCTTGTACCT GTGCGATACCGTAGAGATCACCTGTCAGGTCGGACCCTGCAGCACTTCCCGCTGTTGGAAGACTTGCTGAAGGATGTGTGTGACGGCACGGCTCTGCTGGCTGTCATCCACTTCTATTGCCCAGAACTCATTCGACTGGAAG ATATCTGTCTGAAGGAGGTTCCTTCCATCGCAGACAGCATGTACAACATTGAGCTGCTGAGGGAGTTTTCTAACGAGCACCTGAACAAATGCTTCTACCTGAAGCCTGAGGACATGCTGTATTCTCCTCCTGTCCTGAAG ACTAACGTGATGGTCTTCATTGCTGAGCTTTTCTGGTGGTTTGAGAGTGTGAAGCCAGACTTTGTGCATCCCAGGGACCTTCAGGAAATCAGAGATG tgagaTTGCTGCTACAGCCTAAAGGTTCTCGATCACACGTGCCGATCTCCAACGTCACAAAACGTAGCTTCCTGACAGCATCGAACTCTGCCGATGTCTTGACCGTGCCCCCAAGTCCTGACCTCAG CACTAAACAAATCTCCCCCTCTCACTCTTTACTGCCcctgagacagagacaacatAAGGTATCCGAGGAGATGACCtcag AGCTGAGAAATAGGTCCAACTCTATGATGCGTCCCGATGGTTCAGTAGCGGCCTGGCCAGACAGGAGGCCGAG GCCTTTATCCCAGCCAGTGCCCTATGCCCTGCATTTTCCCATGGAGGACGATCCAGACAGTATCAGCCTCGCTCGTTCCATCAGCAAAGACAGCTTGGCCTCGAACATCATGAGCATGACCCCCAAACACATGCTGGGGTCAGGCGCTCATCTGTCTCACCACAGACTCAGTGGTCAGAGCCTTCTTAGTCACATGCGCAtagaagatgaagaggacgaAATCGAAGAGGAGGAACTTGTCGCCGTGATTCACCCTTATGCATTCGCTCGACGTCAACTCGGGAGTGACATGGAACTAGATGAGCTGGAAATCGAAGGtgcagcctcctccacctcgaAGGTTGCTGATGCTCGTCGCCCTCCTCGCCTTAACGCTGGTGGTTTCATTCCGGACCGTCAGGCGGACAGCTACTATCTGGAGCCTTTGATGCCTGCCATCCCCAAGCCAGCCAAAGAGAAGAGCATCAGCCTGAACAAGCAGGAAGAAAGTGGCGAAGGTCGCTGCAGACCGGCAGCACAAGCAGCTGCAAGGAAAGCAGCCAGCATTTTCCCAAGCACCTCACAGAAAAAATCCCCCTTGGCTGAGTCAAGTAGAAGTACCTTCACCCCCATTCCTGTTGTAGAATCAGTGCATAGCCCTATCAGGCCGCCCACTGAGGGGTCGATAGGCGTCTCTCTGTGTGGGAAGAAACAGTCCCAAGGCTTTTTCCTTCATTCGTCAGCAGATTCAGACCACCACAGTCCCTTCTCCTCCACGCTGGAGGTAGGGTACGACTCTGACTCAGACATCGCAGACctcgaggaagacgaggaggacgacgatCAGATGGAGCTAAGCAGAGAAGtgatgaagagaggaaagggaaagtgCGCAGAGGAGGGCGAGGTGTGTGAGTTTGGAGAGGGCGAGTCGGCCAAGCTGAGAGAGGACTCCAAGGTGAGCGAGCGGGACGATAAGGAAGGCGGCAGTGGCCGCTCGAGCCCCTGCCTCAGTACCATATCCTGGGCAAGCAGCTGCAGCGCTACTGGCAGCGCCAGTGTCAAGATGACCAGCTTTGCAGAGAGAAAGCTCCTTAAACTTGGCCTCCGGGATGGATTTTCGAGTACCAGCAGCTCCCAGAAGACCACGCCAGATGGCTCTGAGCTAAACCCCTGCCCTCCCTGGCAACTGAAGACTGACTGCACCGCCAGTTTGCTCGGGAAGGAGCCTGGTTCTGTGTTGGGCAATAATCTGATGGGAAGTCTCCCGGTTGTGCCTTCGGAGGTGCTGCAACTTCACATGCAGCTCGAAGAGCAGAGACGTGCAATAGagtatcaaaagaaaaagatggagaccCTGTCGGCTCAGCAGAGACTAAAGCTGGGGAAAGCTGCGTTCTTGAACATTGTGAAGAAGGGCGGAGGAAAGAGCGAGACTCTACCTCTTCCCCTGAAACGCTCCCAGGAATCCTCAGAACTAACAGCTGCTGATAGGAATAAGTTGAAGACACAGTCGTGGAAGGATGACTCCTGTCTCGATGCGCTGAAGGTTCAAGCAAAGCTAGGTCTACCAGAGAggggacagacggacagagacaacAAACTGAACACCCTAACTCAAGATAACGGGGCTGAACCCGCCTCCAAGGAGTATTCCCGTTCCATAGATCTACTCAACGATGCCATTAGTTCCattcagcagcagatgatgcACCTCTCGCTACAGCAGGACCTGCTGATGAAGCAGAATGTGGCCTCGCCTCCAGAACACGTAGAGTCCAGCCCTAACACAACCCCCGACACGACACAAGCGGCACCCTCTACCTCAGACTCCAGATCTTTTGCGGTCCACTTTGTAGATATCAGTGGCGGCAATTCTTCTCCTGTCTGCCGTCCTCCCAGGCTCAGCTCCAGCCAACGCAGCAAAGCCtcggagagaaaacagaatcaCGAGAACAGCAAGATGGCCGCCATCAAGCTTGATAGTCAGCCCTCAGAGTGTGCACCCTCTCCTTGTGAAAGTACCGGAGTAAACCAGGAGACAGGAGCTACTGTGGAGAGGCTAGTGAGAAACATTCAGAGAAAGAGCACATTCAAAGTCCACGGTGGCACAGAAGAAGGAACTGTGCGCCTCCAATACGAACCCCAGTCCCAGGACTCAACAGTCATTTCCAGTCCATCCATAAGTCTCTCGCAGGCTGCAGAACATGGACAGGACAAAGCTGACAACTCAGGAAAAGAGGCTTTGGACAGAGACGAGAGCgccagggtcaaaggtcaactgaTTGAGGTCGACCTGTCGGAGCTTAAGGACCCACCGGAGGATGGCAGTCCAGATGTCACAGATTGCGCAGCAGAGAGCGAGCCGAAGAACGTGTTGGGCTTCTTCTTTAAG GATGACGAGAAGGCAGAGGATGAAATGGCGAAACGTCGCGCCGCCTTCCTCCTCAAACAGCAGCGCAAAGCTGAAGAGACGAGACTACGCAAACTGCAACAAGAAGCTGAGAGCGAGCTCAAACGCGATGAGGCCAA GCGTAAGGCAGAAGAGGATCGCGTTCGtaaggaggaagagaaggcacGACGAGAGCTGATCAAACAGGAATACCTGCGGAGGAAGCAGCAAGAGCTGCTGGAAGAGCAGGGACTGGTCAAGCCCCGCCCACGGACGAAATCTCGCAGGAACAGGCCGAAATCGCTTCACCGCGAAGAGTTTAACTGCCTCTCCAAAGGATCCATGACAC GTAATTCTCTGAAGGTGTCCGTGTTGAACAAAGCCCAGGGCTCCACAGCAGGCTGCAGGGGAG CCGATCTGAGCTGCAGTCATCGAGGATCGACGCTCTCTTTGGCGACGGAGGCCGACAGCGTCATCTCTGGAGGGGCAGAGTCTCAGAG ACGTTTGTCTTTCAGGGCCGGATCTGTGTGCTCCATGGAGTCGTTCCCGATGCTGAGCAGGGCGTCCAGCAGGAACATGGAGAGGGATTGGGAGAACGGCTCCATAGCCTCGTCCATCACTTCAACGGAGTACAACG GTCCAAAGCTGTTCAAGGAGCCGAGCTCCAAGTCCAACAAGCCGATCATCATCAATGCCATTGCTCACTGCTGCCTGGCTGGAAAGGTTAATGAGGCCCAGAAGAATGTTCTACTGGAG GAGCTGGAAAAGTGCGAGTCCAACCACCTGATCATCCTCTTGCGCGACGGCGGGTGCCAGTTTCGCGCCATTTACTCGTACTCCCAGGACACGGAGGAGATCGCCAAGTTCACGGGCACTGGACCACGCACGATCGGCCGCAAGATGATCGACAAGGTGTACAAATACAGCTCGGACCGCAAGCAGTTCACCGTCATCCCCACCAAGAGTGTGTCTGTCAGCGTGGACGCTCTGACCATCCACAACCACCTCTGGCAGGTCAAGAGACCAGGGAGTGCACGGAGGAAGTGA